GTTGATGTATTGCTGCCTGAGCAACCAGTTCAATCTGAGTGTTACTTTCGTTCAACGCCGCTTGGGTAAGTGCAGGCAGACTGTTGTGAGCATACTCGTTGCCACCCCCTCGTCCTTGACGTGAGCGTGATTTCCAGCCTTCGAGTTTAGCTTTACGTGTGACATTATGGGGAGCAGAGGGCATTCCAGGAAGTCCGGACAATTCAGAAGCGGAATACCAACGCTGTGCATTCGTTCTATGACAATCGTTAAGCATCCTCATATCGACGTTGAAGTGCGATCAATCCGATCGTTGTTCTCCTAATGGGACTTTAAAACTTTCTAAGCCCAAATATAGCCGAACTTAGCTCTGTGAGAGGCAAATACATCAACATGCTCATTAAGCCAGCGGACCAAACGAAACTCGACTGCGGTGCGGAATGCCTCCAATGCTTCGGCAAAGGTTTGTAAGGGTTTGGTTGCCCAACGTCTGCGGAATCCGCCGGTCAACTGATGCCAAAGGATGAAGGTGTAAGCGATGAACACTAAAACCCAATGACGCTTCATACTCAGAGCATCCCGAACTTGATACTCACTCAAACCCAACCAGCCCTTGGCTTCTCGATAGAAGACCTCCACCCAGTTGCGAGCAGAATATGTTTGAGCTACCCAAGCCGCACTGACTTGGTTGTCAGAGGCATTGGTGAGAAAGTAATCCACCTCCGTCGCTTGCTCGAAACTAGAGGCATTGAGTTGAATCGCCAGCCAGCGAGTGCCTTCGAGCTTCGGAACGTGAACTGGTAACAGCGCCACCCAAACTGTCCGGGGCTGCTCCAGATTGAGTTGCACAGGTGTGAACTGCTCCACTGCCAAGGTTTGAGCAATAGCTTCTAATCCCTGCTTACGAGCAGACTCATCACCTGATGTTTGAGCAGTAACTTGGCGGTTTTTGGCGATTGCTGCCACGTAAGTTAGGTTTCTCGACTCCAACTGCTTGAGAAAAGGCGTGTTATTACCGTAGCCTGCATCAATTACAGTCACACCCGGTCGATAACCGCGCTTCAAGCATTGGTCAACCAAGTCTAGAGCCAGGTCAGGTTTTTTCTGGAAGTTGGGGTCTGCCTTGCCTTGCTCGAATAAACTTGCGTGTTGATAGAGTGCAACATCTAACGGCAGACGTCGCACTCCATCATACAAGTAGGTAGTCAGCAGCACAATACCATTGTCAGTCTTGCCAATCTCCCCAATGTACTGCCGTCCTACCCCATCAGTAGCCGCACCACTTTTGCGATGTCCCGAATCATCTACAATCAATGTGAAACCTTGACTCGGGGTCGTCTGGCGACACTGGTGCATCACCTCCAACCGCCGATTATTTAGCTTGACTTCATCCCAAGGGGCATTGTTGAGAAAATGTCTGAGGCTGTTGTAGGAGCCATCTACTGTATTTGTGACCAGTTGGCTCAGGTTTTTGCGCTGACTCTCACCCAGCAGTCCCCCTAGATAAACACGAAATTCCTGCCGCTGCTTCTGACGCGAAAATACATCATCAAACCGACGACACCAGTTCTCAAAGCACTGCGGCATCGCTGCTGGTACTTGATCTTTCACCTTACGTTGCTCCTGTCGAGACTGACGTAAAACGCAACTCCTACCCGCATTCTAGCTCAATTTGCTCCATCTTTCTTACAAAGTCCCACTAATTGTTGACAATGCCGTTTATCCTTCTCGTGTGCAGGCTTAACTGAGGATCGAGCGACCGTTTTTGAATACCGTCAACGAGCCTTGCCCTTGGCGATCCCTGCGCCCTCCCAGTGCTTGGTATTCGTAGCTGCCATTCTTGAATTTGTACACTTGAGCCGCTCCTGTACTGTTGCTCGTGCCCTTGCCCAAACTCAAATCACCCAGCAATCCACCGCCACGATAGAGCAGTTCGCCTCAACCGTATCGCTTCCAGACATTTACAGTGTAATCGTTCGGGTATTTCAGCGTCATGATCAAATCAGCCGTTGAGTCCGCAGCAGCAGGTAAAGCAAAATGAGCCGAAACAATGGTGAATAGACCGAGGAGTAATGCCGATCGTTTGAGTAATGTTTTCATAATTTTCTCCGGTTTGTGTGTATTACGCTTTGGTGTAGTGGGTTGCTTCAGACAGAATGAGCATCTCTGCCCAACAATGTGAGCAAAACCAGTAGAGTTTGTGGTGTTGAAAATGCCGCAATAGCGGGTAAAAACAGCAAGGACATTCGTGCATTGGAGTTGAGCATTATGGAAAGACAATCTTGGGGGCTGCTGCGTGTCCAAGATAGAGATAGGCTGCCGATCGCAAGACAATTTCAGAGTAAAGTATCTTTTGAATCTCTAAGCTGGGGACTCGTTTTGCAGTGAAATTATAAGCTGCGATTTCTCCTTTTAAGCTAAAATCTGTATCGCTCAGGTAGTGGTCGTAGTCGTGCATTGCTTGAAAAATAAAGCCGTAGATCGGGTTGGGATAAATTGCAGAATCATAGCTATCCGCAGCGACCCAAAGTTGCCCTCGCTCAATATCGGCAAACATTTCTTCGGCATCTGCGTAGCGCATGTAGTCTGAGAATTGCAGATTCAGCGGTAATTGATGAAATTCTTCCATGAGCCAATCACAGAGCTGTGCGATCGTGCGATCGGAAATCTCGGCTGGCTTGCTTTCTAGGTAGAGTTTGGCAAGCGTTTCAACTTGAGTGGTTGGTTTTGTAGCTGTGAGCGTCATTTCTTTACCCTCCGCTCGAATTACGATTACTTTGACAAATGCGACCGCGTTTAGTCACTGAAATCAATTTGTGTCATTTGTGCTAGTGGGACTTTGTAAGAAAGATGGAGCAAATTGAGCTAGAATGCGGGTAGGAGTTGCGTTTTACGTCAGTCTCGACAGGAGCAACGTAAGGTGAAAGATCAAGTACCAGCAGCGATGCCGCAGTGCTTTGAGAACTGGTGTCGTCGGTTTGATGATGTATTTTCGCGTCAGAAGCAGCGGCAGGAATTTCGTGTTTATCTAGGGGGACTGCTGGGTGAGAGTCAGCGCAAAAACCTGAGCCAACTGGTCACAAATACAGTAGATGGCTCCTACAACAGCCTCAGACATTTTCTCAACAATGCCCCTTGGGATGAAGTCAAGCTAAATAATCGGCGGTTGGAGGTGATGCACCAGTGTCGCCAGACGACCCCGAGTCAAGGTTTCACATTGATTGTAGATGATTCGGGACATCGCAAAAGTGGTGCGGCTACTGATGGGGTAGGACGGCAGTACATTGGGGAGATTGGCAAGACTGACAATGGTATTGTGCTGCTGACTACCTACTTGTATGATGGAGTGCGACGTCTGCCGTTAGATGTTGCACTCTATCAACACGCAAGTTTATTCGAGCAAGGCAAGGCAGACCCCAACTTCCAGAAAAAACCTGACCTGGCTCTAGACTTGGTTGACCAATGCTTGAAGCGCGGTTATCGACCGGGTGTGACTGTAATTGATGCAGGCTACGGTAATAACACGCCTTTTCTCAAGCAGTTGGAGTCGAGAAACCTAACTTACGTGGCAGCAATCGCCAAAAACCGCCAAGTTACTGCTCAAACATCAGGTGATGAGTCTGCTCGTAAGCAGGGATTAGAAGCTATTGCTCAAACCTTGGCAGTGGAGCAGTTCACACCTGTGCAACTCAATCTGGAGCAGCCCCGGACAGTTTGGGTGGCGCTGTTACCAGTTCACGTTCCGAAGCTCGAAGGCACTCGCTGGCTGGCGATTCAACTCAATGCCTCTAGTTTCGAGCAAGCGACGGAGGTGGATTACTTTCTCACCAATGCCTCTGACAACCAAGTCAGTGCGGCTTGGGTAGCTCAAACATATTCTGCTCGCAACTGGGTGGAGGTCTTCTATCGAGAAGCCAAGGGCTGGTTGGGTTTGAGTGAGTATCAAGTTCGGGATGCTCTGAGTATGAAGCGTCATTGGGTTTTAGTGTTCATCGCTTACACCTTCATCCTTTGGCATCAGTTGACCGGCGGATTCCGCAGACGTTGGGCAACCAAACCCTTACAAACCTTTGCCGAAGCATTGGAGGCATTCCGCACCGCAGTCGAGTTTCGTTTGGTCCGCTGGCTTAATGAGCATGTTGATGTATTTGCCTCTCACAGAGCTAAGTTCGGCTATATTTGGGCTTAGAAAGTTTTAAAGTCCCACTAGTTGCAACCACTTTTACTAGAGTATGAGGACTTTTGAAAGTGAGTCGCGCATCCGGTTGCTGAAGTGCCACCATCGTTTTTACGTGTTCACATTCATCATCACGAATATTCACAAATACGTCATAGAGAGTATCGACATGAGGACGGCGAAAGGTAGAATCTGGTGTGGTCTGAACTTCTTCAAACATATACAAATCGCCATCTCGGTAGTAGTCGATCGCAACTTGGGGAGCAGGTTGCGCTTTCAGTTCTGCTCCATGCTCGTTCAAGTAGCCATCGTAGGTGTGATAAGCATGATTCTCGATCAGTTCCATCAAGTAATAGGCATACTTAGGTAACGCCATGTAGAGCGGCACGACAATCCAATAGTATGCAACTGCAATGTGTTCCGCATCCGCAACAAAGCGATCGATCCACAGTCGATTGCCGCCGAGCGATTCCATGATTAATAGATGATGCAGTTCATTCCAGGTTTCAGCAAAGTGAACTTTCAACCAATCTGCTTTGCGCCAGTAACCCAGCGTTTCGTACAAGTGCAGCACAGATAGATAGGAAAAGTAAGGGACACGGGCGATCGTTTCTAGTACATAAAACCGAGCATAGGAACGATTGCTGTACACAACATCCACAACGAAAACGAAAAAACTTACGATCGCTCGAATTAAAACTTTCATCTTGTATTCCTCCAAATTAATTAAACGAGTTGATGTCCTCCATCCACATGCAGGACGGTTCCTGTAATGAAGCTATTCTGCATCAGATAAAGCGCTGCATTTGCCATATTTGCTAGTGACCCAATTCTGCCAACGGGGAGCTGTTCACTCACGGTTGTAATACCATTTTATTAAATTTCAGCTACAGATAAAGCATGGAGAATATAATTTCAGCCTGTTAAGCTTACAATGATTTCTGGCGTGAAAGAATTTAGGATCTGCCGAACTTTCTCTCTCAACTCATCTAGATTATTGAACAACTGCCAGCCTAAAAAACTCTTGATGTACTGCCACAGTCTTTCAATTGGGTTAAGTTCTGGACAGTGTGAGGGTTGGAATAATAAGATAATATTGTCTGGTACGATTAAATCAATCGCTTTGTGAAAAGAACCGTTGTCAAGTTGTAGAATGTGAAAATCTTTGGCATAAGTCTGAGAAAATAAGTCTAAAAAAGCTTGAAAGCAGGTGGTATCCAAGTGAGAAAATTCGTAAAAAAAGCGACAACCTGTTGTCGGCTCAACTACGCCGTAGACGTAGTAATTCTCCCGTCTCCATTGTCCGATTCCGATTGGTTTAACACCAAAACCTGTTAAGAGTCGATGCTCAATAGTTTTTAGTCCAAAACGAGATTCATCTTGACACCAATACCGTAGTTGCTTTTCTTCTATTCCTTGACTTCGTAAAGATGCAACTATTGACTGTAAATGGTCTGGTAGTTTTTTTTAAAGTCGTTGAGTTCTTCTGGGTTCTGCTCGCTACTACGTGGTCGTGATGATTTCAATTTCGCGTTTAGCTGGTAACGCACTAAACGGTGAACGACGTGATAATTTGCTTCAACTCCTAATACAGCTAGTAACCATAACTGTACCTCTTTATAACCAGAAAATCCTTCTGGGTCTTTCAATTCTTCTTTTAACGTTGCTATTGCATAGGCGTGAAATCAACTTTGGTCTTCCTTGACTTTTGTATTGAGACAGTAATTGAGACAGTCCACCATTACGGTAGGAGCGTAACCAGCGTTGAACTGTAACTCGATTACGTCCTAGAATTGTTGCCAGATGTTGTACTGTCTCAACCTGCTTTGTCTTCAGCAGATATAACGCCTGTACTCTTTCCTTCCCAAAAGCTGTTTTTTGTGCTGCTAATAACGTTTTCAGCACTTCAACAGATTCGGTGATGTCAATTTTAACAACGCCAGACATAACACGTTACCTTGAGCTGATACCTTTTACTATCTGTAGCATACTTAAAGTAAAATGGTATAAGAAACGCTTTCCGCTGTTCTTCCGGCACACCTTGCCACATGGGAGTTTCAACAACGCCAGGTGCCATGACATTGACGCGAATGGGTGCAAGCTCGATTGCGAGTGAGCGACAAAAAGCAGCCAGTGCGCCATCAACCGCCGCAATCAACGCAGTATTAGGAACGGGTTTCCAGGCTGAAAAACCCGAAAAAAAAGTGATTGAACCCGTCCTGCTCAACCGAGGCACAGCATGTTTGACCGCGTAGAATGGTCCGAGAATCTTGCTGGTGACAATTCTTTGAGCATCATCACTACTGAGTTGCTCGATCAGTGCGAACGTCAAGTCGGCAGCCGTCGTGACTAAATGATCTACACTTCCAACTTGGGCAAACAGCGATTTGATTGCCTGTTCGTCGCTAATGTCGGCAACGATCGCTTGCGATCCCTGTCCGATTCCAATCGCGGCTCGTTCTAGCCTATCTTGCTTTCGTGCGGCTAATGTTACTTTTGCGCCTGCTTCAGCCGCCGCTTTTGCTGTGGCAAGTCCCATTCCAGAACTTGCTCCAATAATGACAACCTGTTGATCTTGAAGTAGCATCATTCCCTCCAAAGCGATAATTGAAGATTGTCCTAAGCAACTTGCAAAACAATCTTTCCTTGTGTACGTCCAGTTTGAATTCGCTCTTGTGCTTGTCGCGCTGCCTGTGAGGGCAGAACGACTTCCACAAACGTCTGCACTTTTCTGGCATCAATTAGTTCGGCAATTTGCTTCAGAGGTCATTTATAAAGAAAAGTTGAAAGCAGCGAGAATGGAGGCAAGAGGCTTTTACTATGACAAGACAGTAGCCCAAAGCATTGCCTCATGAGTAGAAAAGCTTACAAAAGTGATTTAACCGATCGAGAATGGCAAATCATTGAACCATTAATTCCACCTGTAAGACCAGGAGGACATCCACGTACTGTGGATATGCGTGAGGTAGTAAATGCCATCTTTTATTTGCTGAAAACTGGCTGTGCTTGGGAGATGCTACCACATGACTTCCCACCCTATTCAACGGTTTATTATTACTTTCGGCGTTGGCAAAAACGAGGAATTTGGCAGCAGATAAATCTTGCCTTACGTGAACAAGTACGGATGAAGCTGGGCAAATCTCATCAAGCTACTGCTGCAATTGTGGATAGCCAGTCCGTAAAAACGACGGAAAAAAAGGGGAAGTATCCGGCTTTGATGGCGGCAAGCTAGTTAAAGGTCGCAAACGCCATGTCGTAGTAGATCCTCAAGGACTACTAATGGGTGTAGTAATCACCGAAGCTAATGCTTCAGAACGATTAGGAGCAATAGTGGCATTGCTAGAAGAGTGCTATAACTCTAAGTCTTTAGAGCTAATTTGGGCAGATAGTGGCTACAGTGGAGAGAATTTTGCACAAGCTGTAATGGTAGTCTGCGGTGCAGAAGTAGAAATAGTTAAGCGGATTACAGATGGGTTTGAAGTTTTGCCCAGAAGATGGGTAGTTGAACGAACTTTTGGCTGGCTAGGACGCTATCGACGACTAAGTAAGGATTATGAACTCCTACCGGAAATAAGTGAATCTATGGTCTACGCTGCTATGGTACGGCTGATGCTGAGACGACTAGCTGCTTGATTTTTACTTTATAAATCAGCTCTCAGTTGCTTAGCACTGGATTGCACCACAATGTATACGCCACGATTGTGTGGCGATCAAATTACTCCACAGCAGAGCTTGCTGCTTTAATAATCAAATTGGCAACCTCTCTGGAACAAGAGATATAGGACATATGGCTTGCTTGAAGCTCAGTTATTTTGGCACCGATTCGGCTTGCCATGAATCGCTGAAGCTCAGGGTTAATGGCTCGGTCTTCCTGAGCTAAGAGATACCATGAGGGAATGGTCTGCCAAGCTGCGCTTTCCACCGATTGCTCAAACGTGATGCTAGCGGCAGGCTTTTGTGCCACTGCCAGCACCTGCGCTTCGGCTGTCGATACGTCATGAGCAAAGACCTCGTGAAACTTCTCGCGATCGATGTAAAGGAAGCCTCCTGCATCTGGGACAATTGCTGTGACAAGTGGAGGGGGCGGGTATTTGCCAATTAACTGGCTAATGCTGTCGTCTGGTGCTAATACCCAACCCGCGATATAAACCAAGGCTTTCACATGCGGGCTGCCAACCGCCGCGCCTGTGATTACGGCTCCACCATAGGAGTGACCGACTGCAACAACAGGTCCTGGCTGGGCATCGATCGCCCGCTTGGTTGTAGCAATATCATCTGGCAGAGAAGTCAGCGGATTTTGCACAGCGGTTACGGTATAGCCATCTTGTAACAACAGCGGAATGACGTGTTGCCATGATGTACCGTCAGCCCAGCTACCATGAACCAGAACGATCGAAGGTTTGATTTTGGACATAGAGATTACTCCTTGAGTTGATTGCTAATCTACGGAACCCGAAAAGCCTGGTTTTTGATGATTGGCGATCGATGAATTGAACGCAACTTCAAGCATTAATGAATTGTTGATTTGATACAAAAGTTTTTGACATTAACATGACTCACAAATCCTTATTGCTGATTGATAGAAATACACGTTGAAGCCATCAGCAAGAGAATCTAGTTATGGCGGCTCCTGTCGGCGTTCAAGCTCCTAAAAAGGCGATCGCTTTCTATTCAATGGCTTTGCTGTCTGCAATGGATTTACTACGTTTTTGTAGCAGCGGAGGGTAAGGTTCCAGGTGGTCCCAAAATCTCGTCGCCAATCTCAGCAGAAACGCGATCGAACAGCGCCATATCCGGTATTTCTGTCTTATTCTGCGTTCCCACTGCGGCAATCAATCGAGCAAAGGCACTAGGCGCAGCAACAACCAACCCATGAGCGGGTCGATCGCCAATTGCGGCAACGACGTGAGGTGTGCCAACCGGAATTAGGAAGCTTTCACCAGTGCTGAGTACCAGCTTGTTCTCACCTGCCCAAATCGTGAATTCTCCTTCCAGCACATAGAGTTGCTCCAAATAGCGCGTGTGGCGATGGGGAGGATTCTGGGAGCCAGGTGGAAAGTAACCTTCAATTAGATCGTACTGTCCTCCGGTCGTAGTGCGATCGGCAAGGATGGTGAGGTAAGAACCAAAAAACCAAAAAGATTGGATCATGAAATTGCTCCTAATAATTAGGGCGTAAGATGTCCGATCGTCGAATGAAAGACGTCATCTGGGTCATATCTCCGCTTGAGGCCGAGCAAGCGCTCATAGTTCGACCCGAAAGCGAACGGAACACGTTCCTGCTCTTCCCGATCCAGGAGATTGATATATCCCCCTTTGAAGGCATAGGGTGCAAGGGAGCGTGAGATGTGCTGCGCCCATTGGAGATGCCGTTGCTCTTCGTCGGGAGACTGGGGTTCCCAGGCGGCGATTATCTCAATCATGAGGTGATCCTGACGCAGCGCAAAAGTAGTTTCGGATACACCCACACGACTCGCGACTCCATGAAAGTGATGAATGTTGATTGTCGAAAACGGGGAAGGAAGGGGCAATCCTTGTTCGATCAGTACCTCAATCGTCTCAGTCTGCAAACCAGCTAGCGAGCGAGTTTGAAGGTAGTAGTGGCGACCTGCTGGGGTAAACACATCCAACTGATGAATCAGGTCATTATATGTAATGGGTTGTACCTGATCGACTAATAGATTGCCAAAAGTACGCAGGGGTGCAACGATCTGTTCACCTGCTGCGATCGCACCACAATAGGTGGGTGAGAGAAACAGAGCCGTTGCGCCATCGGGTGTTTGAAGAAATCCAGACCGGATGGTTAATTCATCGGGTGCAGTGGTGATAAACTCGTTAAACTTGCTTAGCACAGTTCTAGCTTGCTCCAGAGGATATAGCAGTAAACCCGATAGCACGGTCGTG
Above is a window of Chroococcidiopsis sp. SAG 2025 DNA encoding:
- a CDS encoding IS701 family transposase; the protein is MKDQVPAAMPQCFENWCRRFDDVFSRQKQRQEFRVYLGGLLGESQRKNLSQLVTNTVDGSYNSLRHFLNNAPWDEVKLNNRRLEVMHQCRQTTPSQGFTLIVDDSGHRKSGAATDGVGRQYIGEIGKTDNGIVLLTTYLYDGVRRLPLDVALYQHASLFEQGKADPNFQKKPDLALDLVDQCLKRGYRPGVTVIDAGYGNNTPFLKQLESRNLTYVAAIAKNRQVTAQTSGDESARKQGLEAIAQTLAVEQFTPVQLNLEQPRTVWVALLPVHVPKLEGTRWLAIQLNASSFEQATEVDYFLTNASDNQVSAAWVAQTYSARNWVEVFYREAKGWLGLSEYQVRDALSMKRHWVLVFIAYTFILWHQLTGGFRRRWATKPLQTFAEALEAFRTAVEFRLVRWLNEHVDVFASHRAKFGYIWA
- a CDS encoding transposase, giving the protein MTLTATKPTTQVETLAKLYLESKPAEISDRTIAQLCDWLMEEFHQLPLNLQFSDYMRYADAEEMFADIERGQLWVAADSYDSAIYPNPIYGFIFQAMHDYDHYLSDTDFSLKGEIAAYNFTAKRVPSLEIQKILYSEIVLRSAAYLYLGHAAAPKIVFP
- a CDS encoding alternative oxidase, with the protein product MKVLIRAIVSFFVFVVDVVYSNRSYARFYVLETIARVPYFSYLSVLHLYETLGYWRKADWLKVHFAETWNELHHLLIMESLGGNRLWIDRFVADAEHIAVAYYWIVVPLYMALPKYAYYLMELIENHAYHTYDGYLNEHGAELKAQPAPQVAIDYYRDGDLYMFEEVQTTPDSTFRRPHVDTLYDVFVNIRDDECEHVKTMVALQQPDARLTFKSPHTLVKVVATSGTLKLSKPKYSRT
- a CDS encoding SDR family oxidoreductase; amino-acid sequence: MSEQLPVGRIGSLANMANAALYLMQNSFITGTVLHVDGGHQLV
- a CDS encoding IS630 family transposase encodes the protein MVASLRSQGIEEKQLRYWCQDESRFGLKTIEHRLLTGFGVKPIGIGQWRRENYYVYGVVEPTTGCRFFYEFSHLDTTCFQAFLDLFSQTYAKDFHILQLDNGSFHKAIDLIVPDNIILLFQPSHCPELNPIERLWQYIKSFLGWQLFNNLDELREKVRQILNSFTPEIIVSLTG
- a CDS encoding helix-turn-helix domain-containing protein, with product MSGVVKIDITESVEVLKTLLAAQKTAFGKERVQALYLLKTKQVETVQHLATILGRNRVTVQRWLRSYRNGGLSQLLSQYKSQGRPKLISRLCNSNVKRRIERPRRIFWL
- a CDS encoding SDR family oxidoreductase, which gives rise to MMLLQDQQVVIIGASSGMGLATAKAAAEAGAKVTLAARKQDRLERAAIGIGQGSQAIVADISDEQAIKSLFAQVGSVDHLVTTAADLTFALIEQLSSDDAQRIVTSKILGPFYAVKHAVPRLSRTGSITFFSGFSAWKPVPNTALIAAVDGALAAFCRSLAIELAPIRVNVMAPGVVETPMWQGVPEEQRKAFLIPFYFKYATDSKRYQLKVTCYVWRC
- a CDS encoding zinc-binding dehydrogenase, encoding MKQIAELIDARKVQTFVEVVLPSQAARQAQERIQTGRTQGKIVLQVA
- a CDS encoding IS5 family transposase (programmed frameshift) — translated: MSRKAYKSDLTDREWQIIEPLIPPVRPGGHPRTVDMREVVNAIFYLLKTGCAWEMLPHDFPPYSTVYYYFRRWQKRGIWQQINLALREQVRMKLGKSHQATAAIVDSQSVKNDGKKGEVSGFDGGKLVKGRKRHVVVDPQGLLMGVVITEANASERLGAIVALLEECYNSKSLELIWADSGYSGENFAQAVMVVCGAEVEIVKRITDGFEVLPRRWVVERTFGWLGRYRRLSKDYELLPEISESMVYAAMVRLMLRRLAA
- a CDS encoding alpha/beta hydrolase, whose translation is MSKIKPSIVLVHGSWADGTSWQHVIPLLLQDGYTVTAVQNPLTSLPDDIATTKRAIDAQPGPVVAVGHSYGGAVITGAAVGSPHVKALVYIAGWVLAPDDSISQLIGKYPPPPLVTAIVPDAGGFLYIDREKFHEVFAHDVSTAEAQVLAVAQKPAASITFEQSVESAAWQTIPSWYLLAQEDRAINPELQRFMASRIGAKITELQASHMSYISCSREVANLIIKAASSAVE
- a CDS encoding cupin domain-containing protein, with the translated sequence MIQSFWFFGSYLTILADRTTTGGQYDLIEGYFPPGSQNPPHRHTRYLEQLYVLEGEFTIWAGENKLVLSTGESFLIPVGTPHVVAAIGDRPAHGLVVAAPSAFARLIAAVGTQNKTEIPDMALFDRVSAEIGDEILGPPGTLPSAATKT
- a CDS encoding FAD-binding oxidoreductase; its protein translation is MTITPSKNKTLFDYLAALLTGQLILPDDAAYESVRQLWNGRVKTRPAAIARCLTVEDVIHTVRWTREHGLPLSVRGAGHEIFGRSLRENGVAIDLSQMKTITVDPVAHTAQVQSGATAGELIGAAEKHGLATTTGTVSSVGMTGLTLGGGYGSLIGAYGLAADNLLSAQVVTADGRLITASAEEHSDLLWGLRGGGGNFGVVVSLEYRLHPLTTVLSGLLLYPLEQARTVLSKFNEFITTAPDELTIRSGFLQTPDGATALFLSPTYCGAIAAGEQIVAPLRTFGNLLVDQVQPITYNDLIHQLDVFTPAGRHYYLQTRSLAGLQTETIEVLIEQGLPLPSPFSTINIHHFHGVASRVGVSETTFALRQDHLMIEIIAAWEPQSPDEEQRHLQWAQHISRSLAPYAFKGGYINLLDREEQERVPFAFGSNYERLLGLKRRYDPDDVFHSTIGHLTP